The nucleotide sequence GTCAAGCTCTGACCTTCCGGTTAGAATGATTGCCGCTTCACGGGATTTCCTAGCGATATCCTGTGCGAAGATCAATCCAAGTCCTCCGGCACCGCCGGTTATGAGGTAGACGCCTCTGTCCTTCCACGGCGCGTCCACCGCAACGTCCGATGCATTCAGGCCTTCGATTACCGCTTCATACCGCCGGTTTCCTTCATAGCGAATATGGCTGACCGATGGATGACGGCCGTCAATCTCTAAAAAGGAAAGAAGCTGCTCGGATGAGACGCACGCATCGAATTCGATTAACTGGCACCATACATTCGGATTCTCCAGATGCGCCGTCTTCAACATACCGGCTAAACCGGCGTACAGCTGCTGCTCGCCGGAAGCAGGAATCAGCAACTGGATCAACGACTGACCACCAAGCTTGTCTTTTAAGATCTTCTGAATGTCAACCATGAGCTGCTCCGCATAGCCGACATACCGTTCCTCGATTACCTGCCCTTCTGCTTTCAGCACTTTGCACACCGCCTCAGGGAATGCTCGGGCCAACTGCGCGTTCATGCTTTGGTTTTCTTCCAGCAGATACATATACCGACGGGTGATTATGCGCGCTTCACTTCGGTCTTCATCATTGCGTTCGGCCCATGCCGGATTCCATAGAAGCGGAGCGTCTTCTTCCATAGCCATAGCCACTTCCACTTCCGCTTCCAATTGACGCGAAGAGAGGCCTTGCAGTATCGCGCAGCGTTTTCCATGCTCATCATAGATGTCGATATCAAGCTTTTGAATCGCCCCTGTTGCAGTGCTTCCGGAGCTTCTTCGAATCCATGCCCACATGACCGCTGTACTTGGACCCAAAATCACCAAACGGTCCAGTGCATAAGGAAGTCCCGGCCTTAATGCTGCTTCCGAGCCAGTTCCTACTCCCGAATCTAAAGGTAATGCGGCCATTCCGATTGATGCTTGCAGCGCCGAATCAATCATGCCCGGATGAAGCACATAATGCTCCAGTGTGGACAAGGCGGAAGCCGCAATTTCCAAACGACCCAGCAGCTCGCCTTTACCGACTTGGATTCGGTCAATAGCACGATGGCCGGGTCCGTAATCCATGTCCAGCCGGCCAAGCATGTCATAGCATTGGGCGCCGGTGATGAGTCCGACGTCACATCTAGCCTGAAGTTCTTCGAGCAATTCGATATGTGGCACTTGAACGGATTCGTCTAATGCCGCTGTTCCTTGACAATGAACCGTTCTTCCCTCCGGATGCCCCGATGCTTCCGTATAAATTTCGAAGAAGAAGTCCGCTTCGGAATTACGCTGCAGATGAATGTTCACCGTGACGGAACGATCTTCCACGACGATTGGCTGCACCCATCCGATATGCCGCAGCAAGACGGGTGATGTTGGCGTACCTGATCCTTTTTCGCATGCTGCCGTCACAGCCGCCCGCGCCATCTCCAGATAGGCGACGGCGGGTAGCACCTTTCGCCCTCGGACTGAATGATCTGTCAAGAAAAACTCCGTCCCCGTCAGAACCGTTTGAAACAATAGACCTGAGCTGTCCTTCAACGAAGTGCGCTGAAGGTTCAGAGGCAAAGATTCGCTAGACGCTTTCATCGGTTCGCGTCTTTGTGGGTCCTGCGGCGGATAGTCATTATCCGAAACCCAGTAACGCTCTTTGGCAAACGGATACGTCGGAAGCGGAACACGCGAATAGGAGTCGCCAGCAAACAGTTGGCTGTAATTCAGCGCATAGCCTTGAACATACAATTCGGCTGCCGTGGACAGATGCTCCAGATACAAGCCTGGATTCATGCACGTTTGGCAGCTCTCGATCGCGGCATTGCCAAATCGCTTTAACGATTGCTGCTCGCGAACGTCGTTTTCCGCTAACTCGGATACGTACACCTGCGCCATTTTACCGCGGGATAGCCAGTTGGAGAGCAGTTGTTTTAGCTCTTCTGCGTCTTTGACGATACAAGCCAACCGGTGATTCATGTGACGACGTCCAACCAGCAGTGTATAGCTGATGTTTCCCGCATCAATGTCAGGTACCCGCTGGCAATGCTCCAACAGCCTCTCAGCTTGCTGCTTTAGCTGTTCCCGGCTGCGGGCTGACAGCGTAATGAGATAAAACGGCCTCGATGCATGCATACGCAAAGTATCCGGAGCCTCCTCAATGACCATATGCGCATTAGTGCCGCTGAAGCCGAAGGAGCTGGTGGCTGCAATCCGCCTTGAACCCGGTGGAACCGCCCAATCTTTAATCTCCGTATTGACATAGAACGGGCTGCTGGAAAACTTGATGTGCGCATTGCCCGTCTCATAATGCAGGGAAGGCGGGATTTGCTGGTTTCGCAGCGATAGTAAAATTTTGAAAACGCTCGCGACACCTGCAGCTGCGGTTGTATGACCAATATTTGTTTTTATGGTTCCAATCGCGCAGAACTGCTTTTTATCCGTGTAATGGCTGAAGGCACTGTTCAATGCTTCGAACTCAATCGGATCGCCGAGACGGGTTCCGGTGCCATGCGCCTCCACCATTTGAATCTGCTCCGGATGAATGGCGAAACGATCATAGACGGACTTTTCCAGCCGTTCCTGCGAATTGGCGCTTGGAGCGGTAATGCCGTTTGTCGTCCCGTCCTGGTTAATGCCCGAACCCTTAATAACCCCGTGGATATGGTCGCCGTCGGCAATGGCATCCTTCAGCCGCTTCAGAACGACGACACCGACCCCTTCGCCAGGTACAAAGCCGTCTGCCCGATTATCGAACGTGTGACATTTGCCCGAAGGAGACAGCATGCCGGCCCGGTTGGAATTGATATAAAACGTTGGCGTCGTTTGGACAAACACGCCCCCTGCCAGTGCCATTTCGGTCTCTCCGGTCCATAAGCCTTGGCAGGCAAGATGGATGGATACAAGCGAGCTGGAGCAGGCGGTATCAACCGTAACGGCAGGCCCCTGAAGATTTAAATAATAGGCGATTCTTGCGGGAATAATGGATGGAGCATTCCCCCACATCGCTTGCGGAGGCGAGTTGTCTCCGATATGGTGCACATAGTCGCCAATATTGTAGCCGACATACACGCCGCAGGCACGACCCTCTACGCTCTGGCCCGCATAACCCGAATCCTCCAGCGCCTTCCATGATTCCTCCAGGAACATGCGCTGCTGCGGATCCATATAGGTAGCCTCGAGTCCGGAAATATTAAAGAAGGACGGATCGAACTTATCGATCTCATCCAAGAAGCTGCCGTGATTGCAGTAAGGCTTGCCTTTGGGTGCATACTTCGACAGATCCCACCGGGTAACTTCTTCAACAAGATCATGACCTTGCGCCAAATGCTCCCACAATTCATCCAGCGTGTTCGATTTGGCAAAGCGGCCACTCATTCCGATTATGGCGATGGGCTCTTTAACTGCTGCTTCCGTAGCCCGAACGGATGCAGCGGCCTCGGCCGGCTGCGCGGACGCCTTCGTTTGCAAGGATTCGAAATGGACAGCCTGCTCCTCCCTTTCAAGAGGAATTGAACCTTGCTCGTAAACGGCAGCGAGTCGGTCGCTAAATGCGGACACAACAGCCTCTTTATGCGCAGACAGCAAATACCCGGCCAGTTGATTGATCGAGCTGTAGTCAAAAAGAATGGTTGTCTTCATCTCAATCTGCAAACGTTCGTTAAGCGTATTGACGATATGCACGCCGGAAATGGAATCAAGCCCGTAGTCTGCGAAAGAGTCATCCATATCGAGCGATGACGCATCCAGCTTCAGCGTTTCCGCCAACTGGGAGGCAATCAACGATTTGATTTCATCCTGGAGCATCTGCTCATTCAAGGCAAATAAGCTGTCTTCGATTTCCCTTCTGGAATCCGTATGTGCTGCATCATTCCGCTCTTTCGTCAATGTGGAAACGGATTGACTTGCAGACTGCTGAGCGCTTATTCCTTTCCGTTGTTCCCATCTAGGCTGTCTGATGATTCCATCGCTTTGTGCCGCAACGATTTGCTGTCCCAGGTCGTGATGATCCTGGGCCAGGAAGCCGATCGCACTGAAGCCTTCTCTCTCAAGCAGTTGCTGCCAGCTTTCGGGCGAGAGCGCCGGACTGCCCGGGATCCGAATGCCGGGATCGTCGTACAGCCACCAGCCTTCCAACAGTCCGAACGTAAGATGGGTAAATAGGGCGCTGTTGCTAATTTCATTTAATAGCAGCCATCCTCCGGGCTTCAATGCTGCTTTCGCGTTGCGAACCGTCGTCCGCATGTTACGCGTAGCATGAAGGACGTTCGCGGCTATGACAAGATCATACTGACCAGCATCAACGCCTTGCTGCGCAAGAGCTTGCTCTACGTTGAACGTGCGGTACGTCAGGAACGGATAGCTAGGGCCGTATTCCTTCTGCGCATGGAGCAGAAACATTTTGGATAGATCGGTATAGCAGTATTCCGCAATATGGGTCTTATAGAGAGCTAGCTTGGCAAGCACGCCCGCAGACGTACCGCCTGTACCCGCGCCGATTTCCAGAATACGAATTTGCGCCTTCGGATTTTCCTGTACACGCTGTCTGACAACATGCAGGGCTGCCTCGGCCACTACATCGTTGAAATAATCAGCTACCGGATTGCTCTTGTAAATCCCCTCGACAAGTTCCATTGACGAGTTCGGAAAGAGCACGTCTGTCGCTGCAGATTTCCCTGTAAGGACAGCAGGCAAGGACTTCAGCGTTGTTTCCACCAATACGATTTGCGCTCTTGTTTTCTCGTCCTCCCGCCATTTAGCGGTATGCTGCCCCCACTGCTCCCATACCGCCCCGTGATCGGTGTTTGCCGTGACCGTAACCGACAGAAGCTGGCCTCTACGGGACAGTAGCCCTTGCTCTACGAGAATAGCAACGCTCTGACTTAGCCATTCGGTATACATTTCTTCGGCGATTCCTGCAGCAGCCATTGCCTGTTTCAGATCGAACGTTCCGGAAGCGAATACCCCCGTTTGCCGAAGCTGCACGAACAACAGCCTGCCAAGAAGTCCGTTCATCTCATCCGTCTTCTCCGCGTTCTCACGCTTCATCTGTCCGATATCGGGTCGCTTAGAGGCGGCAGGCAGACTTCGGCCTGCTTCAGCTGACCGCTGTCCTGCAGCTAGAGCCTTCATTTCTTCTTTGGGATTCATGCTTTCGACGGGGATCTGCTTCGTCGTTTTCATGACAGCCAGCTGCAATTGCGGCTGGGCAAGCACTCTCTCAATCGCCTGCATCGCTTCCTTCGGCTCGATTAGCCCAATTCCAAGCTCCTGCAGCAGCCGGTATTTTTCCGTATCCTCGACCTTGTCGCTTGACCAGAATCCCCAGTTCAGCACTTTCACGCTGCAAGACCACTGCTGTGCCAACAAGTGCGCGAGAGCATCCTTAAAGACACAACCGGCGGCATAGTGAGCCTGCTGCGGATTCTTAATAAGGCTGATGAGCGATGAGAAGAACAGTACGAAATCTAGCCGTTCCTCGCGAAATACCTGCGCCATCCTGACGCTCACGTCAACTTTAGCGGAGAGCGCAGCTTGAAAAGCAACCTCATCCATTTCAGCCAAGCTGTACTCGTTTAATACCATTGCCGAATGGACGACGCCGTTTACAGAGCCAAAGCGCTGCTTAATCTCGGCATAAGCCTGCGAGAGCGAATGGATGTCCGATGCGTCTGCACTCCAATAACGAATCTCGGGACCACGATCTGAAAGACTGTGAATTTTGGTTCGAATAGCGTCATTCATCGGGCTGCGACCAATCCACACGATTTGCGCTTGATAGGTACGAATCATATACTCCGACCATACCATGCCGATCCCGCCAGCTCCGCCGATGACGACATATACGCCTCCATTCCGGTACACTGGCGCTTTCGGAGCGGGAAGAATAGTTGGAATCAACTGCATACGGTGCCACTCACGCCCTCTGTATACGGCAGCCCCGCCCCTCCGGTCTGCAGGGATCCGGAACATCTCGGACACCGGCCATTTCGAATCCGACTCCAAGTCGATGAGACGAATCATCCAGTTTGGATATTCTTTAGCAAGCGAACCGATCAGTCCGTGAACGCCTGCCTGTGCCGGTTTTATGCTGTCTTTCTTGGATACCGCTTGGGCCTGGGTCGTGATGACCGTGAGGCCGACCGACCTTGAACCGTAGCCAGATTGCAGCAACGATTGAATAAACCGGAAGCAGCTAAGCGTAGTCTGATTGTGAGCAGTAATCAGCGCATCGTCTACACCGCCGTCTATAGCAGCAGGATCACGAACTACCCATATAAAATGTCCGATATCCTCAAAGCCGGAAATCTTCCGCTTGATATCAGCCACGGACACGTCTTCGTCATTACCAAAATGTACGGAACCCGGATATAGGGCTTGAATTTGCGCGAAACGTTCGTTGCAGAGACCAAATACAGCGATCCGTTCCGTTACGGCAGGGAAATAGTCGCCTTCCGTCTCAACGGCGAACGTATCCCACACCGGAGTAAACTGCCTCAGCATATCCTGCGAACCGGTACCTGTGTCAGCTTCCACGATACGTTGGTTAGCGTCATTCTCCGCGTTCCGGTTCGAAGCCTGAATTACGGCTGAGCTTTCTCCCTGAGGCGAGGTCGGGCTTGCCGCTTTGGCTGTGCTTCCTACTTGCTGTACCGCTGATGGCAGGCTGTCCTGCGGTTTCGGCGCAACCGGCAGCCAGTATCTGTTTTTCGCAAAGGGATAGGCCGGAAGATGCATTTTTCTCGGTTTATCGGTACGGTAAAGCCGTCCCCATTCGATATCGCTGCCCTGAGCCCAAGACTGTGCGATTTCAGCCATCTTTCCTTCTGTAAACCAACGGTCGTCAGCCTTCGCCACATCCGCCGACACGCTGGACTTTTTCTTCAGCTGACCTTTCCAGCAGTTCGGAACGGAAGGTTTACCATCCGCATATGCTTTCAATTTCTCGACCAGTTCCCGGATGCTGCTGACTAGAAAGACAACCCGCTCTTCCATTGCTTCGCGTCCGGTCTGAAGCGTATACGCAATGGACGACAAGCTCATCTCCTGAGACGCCCCGCCTTCCGCATGACGATTCCGATTGAGAATCAGATGCAGCGATTCGGCGGCATCAGAGATCGATCGAATCTCATACCAATCGATGCTGTCGGTCTCGATTTCATATTCCCGCAGCAGCTCATCCCGGACAGCAGACAGGTGTGCCGTTTCCATGCCGTATTCCGACCAGTCTTGATCGAAATCGATGTCTTGTTCATCCACCTTCAGAACAGTTGAAACCATTCGCAGAATATTGGCTTCCAGCCCGCTCTGTGATTCCATTTCCTTAACGCTAGCCACGCATCCAGCCTCATCCGCAAGGAACCGCGCTAACCGATCCGCATACGCTTTCAAGCGATCTTCATTTTTGGCCGATAACGGCACAATGACGGCAGACGGCTCGCCGCTCGCGGAAGAAGGCTGCGGCACCCATTCCTCCAAAATGATATGCGCATTTGAGCCATAGGCGCCAAAGGAGCTGATCCCTGCCCTCCTCGGGTATACCGTTTCCTTTCCTGCTTCGGTCACCCGAGGCTGCTCCCATTGCTCTAACTGCCTCTGGATGTAGAATGGCGATTGCTCAAAATCGATATAAGGATTCGTTTCGGCGGAATGCAACGACGGCACTAACGTTTTATGATGCATCTGCAGCGCAACCTTAATCAACCCGCAAACCCCGGCAGCGGACTCGCCGTGACCGACGTTGGATTTGACTGAACCGATAGCGCAATATTGACGGTCATCCGTGTAGCGGGAATATGCTTTCACCAGTCCTTGGATTTCGATGGGATCGCCGAGCGACGTGCCTGTGCCGTGTGCTTCCAAATAGCTGATCGTTCTCGGATGAATATTAACCTTATTCAGGCAGTCTTCAATCAATTCAGCTTGTGCAACCGGACTGGGCACCGTAATGCCGCTAACCGCACCCACATGGTTGATTGAACTGCCTTTGATAACGGCATATATCTGATCGCCATCCTTGACGGCGGCACTTAGCGGTTTTAGTACGACCGCGCCAATCCCTTCTCCGGATGTAAACCCGTCGCCGTCTTTACCGAACGTACGGCAATAACCGTCGCTCGAATGCATGTTGGCCATGCCGAACGTTTTATATTTGCCAGGATGAAGCGTCAAGTTGACACCGCCCGCAATTGCAGCTTCACATTCTCCACGCCGGATGCTCTCTACCGCCATGTGGACAGCTGTCAGAGATGCGGAGCACAGCGTATCGACTGCCAGACTGGGGCCATGGAAATTAAGCGAGTAGGAAACCCGGTTCGCCACGTACGAGTGACTCAAAGAAAGCGGGAATAGCAAGCCTTGCGCCATAAGCTCCGCCCCGAGTAGTGCATAATCCTTATGCATAACACCAGCGAACACGCCGACAAGGTTCCGTTTGTTCGGTCCTCTTGGCGTTACGAGGGTGGACGGACGGTATCCAGCATCTTCAATGGCCTCCCAGCATGTTTCAAGAAAAATCCGCTCCTGCGGGTCTATGATTTCCGCTTCGCGAGGCGATATGCGAAAGAACGGCGCATCAAAGCAATCGGGGTCGTCAATGAAGCCGCCCCATCTGGAAACCCCTTTGCCCGAAGGAGACTTTAAGTTTTCAAACTGTTTCCAATCCCATCGTGAAGGGGGAATTTCGCTGATGCAGTCTTTACCGTCCTTCAAATTTTGCCAAAACTCGCGTAGATCGCTTGCCCCTGGAAAACGGCCTGACATTCCGATAATGGCAATATCCTCTTCTTGCGATGTTGATGCTTCTGAGCGGTTGCTGGAATCCGCAGGTTTCTTCCTGTTGTCCGGATGTTCATCAAGGTGCGATCGGGGGGCATTGATTCCATCGCCCGGTACTGGTGCGAAGCTTTCATCCGCAAATGCCGAAGCGTACTGTTCGGCCAAGTAAACGGATAAATCTGCAATCGTCGTATATTCAAAAAGCAGCGTAGGCGGAAGCGCTGCGCCTACCTTCGCTTCAATTCTCTTAACCATCTCCAGCAAGCCTGAGGAATCCATTCCCATCTCATAATAGCCCGCGTTCGGATCGAGATCCGCTTCAGCCATATCCAAGCGCTCAGCCAAGATGCCAGCCAGAAAAGCGGCCGCCTGAACGGTTGGAGTGCGCTCCCCGCTGAGAGCATGCCCCTGTTTGACTGGAGCCGGCGCCGGTTCTGTGACGGACGGGTCATCCCCATCTCCCGAGACGGCAGATGAACTGATCCCGGATGCCGCCCTCACCAGCTTCATCGTGTAGTTTTTCATTTCTGCTACTTTGCAGCCCTTACTGTCGAATAGCTCTAGCGTCATGCTGAGCAATTCGTTCTTTCGTTGAACACTGGGAGTGAGAACCTGTGTATAGCAGCGCTCTTGAATGAGCTGCTCCGCACGAAAGGACTCAAAATATAAGGGCAGAAACAATTGTTGCTCTTCCCCGACAAGCGCTCGAAGCAATAGCGAGGCACCTACACAACTAGCATCTAACAAGGTGGGATGAAACAGCACGTCTTCGGCGCTGTCGCGCGAATTGCGATCCAATGCAAGCTCAATGAGCACGCCTGTTGAGGTTTGGAAGGTATGCCCTTCCGCTTTCATCATGCCGGTATGGATGAGGCCCAGCGCACGAAACTGCGCATAGGCCTCCTCCAGATCGACGGAAGCTTCCGCCTGATTTATGGCTTGCCCGAGATTGATCGTCTTATCAAATGGAACGGGTTGAATCTTCCGCATTTGGGCATCGGCATATCGTTTCGCCTCCGGGCTGACGGCTCCATCCCGCGATTCGCGGCCTTCTACAACAATGCTCCAGCATCCCGCTTCCTTCTCTTCCACAACAATATCGATCAGCACCTCGTAATCGTGACCCACCGCCAAGGGATGATAGATCGATACATGGCAAAGCTCCAGCTCT is from Brevibacillus brevis and encodes:
- a CDS encoding SDR family NAD(P)-dependent oxidoreductase; its protein translation is MKEQFLLSGDHPILSNHKVFGQELLPGPAYVDLIYQAFRDNGYDWRELELCHVSIYHPLAVGHDYEVLIDIVVEEKEAGCWSIVVEGRESRDGAVSPEAKRYADAQMRKIQPVPFDKTINLGQAINQAEASVDLEEAYAQFRALGLIHTGMMKAEGHTFQTSTGVLIELALDRNSRDSAEDVLFHPTLLDASCVGASLLLRALVGEEQQLFLPLYFESFRAEQLIQERCYTQVLTPSVQRKNELLSMTLELFDSKGCKVAEMKNYTMKLVRAASGISSSAVSGDGDDPSVTEPAPAPVKQGHALSGERTPTVQAAAFLAGILAERLDMAEADLDPNAGYYEMGMDSSGLLEMVKRIEAKVGAALPPTLLFEYTTIADLSVYLAEQYASAFADESFAPVPGDGINAPRSHLDEHPDNRKKPADSSNRSEASTSQEEDIAIIGMSGRFPGASDLREFWQNLKDGKDCISEIPPSRWDWKQFENLKSPSGKGVSRWGGFIDDPDCFDAPFFRISPREAEIIDPQERIFLETCWEAIEDAGYRPSTLVTPRGPNKRNLVGVFAGVMHKDYALLGAELMAQGLLFPLSLSHSYVANRVSYSLNFHGPSLAVDTLCSASLTAVHMAVESIRRGECEAAIAGGVNLTLHPGKYKTFGMANMHSSDGYCRTFGKDGDGFTSGEGIGAVVLKPLSAAVKDGDQIYAVIKGSSINHVGAVSGITVPSPVAQAELIEDCLNKVNIHPRTISYLEAHGTGTSLGDPIEIQGLVKAYSRYTDDRQYCAIGSVKSNVGHGESAAGVCGLIKVALQMHHKTLVPSLHSAETNPYIDFEQSPFYIQRQLEQWEQPRVTEAGKETVYPRRAGISSFGAYGSNAHIILEEWVPQPSSASGEPSAVIVPLSAKNEDRLKAYADRLARFLADEAGCVASVKEMESQSGLEANILRMVSTVLKVDEQDIDFDQDWSEYGMETAHLSAVRDELLREYEIETDSIDWYEIRSISDAAESLHLILNRNRHAEGGASQEMSLSSIAYTLQTGREAMEERVVFLVSSIRELVEKLKAYADGKPSVPNCWKGQLKKKSSVSADVAKADDRWFTEGKMAEIAQSWAQGSDIEWGRLYRTDKPRKMHLPAYPFAKNRYWLPVAPKPQDSLPSAVQQVGSTAKAASPTSPQGESSAVIQASNRNAENDANQRIVEADTGTGSQDMLRQFTPVWDTFAVETEGDYFPAVTERIAVFGLCNERFAQIQALYPGSVHFGNDEDVSVADIKRKISGFEDIGHFIWVVRDPAAIDGGVDDALITAHNQTTLSCFRFIQSLLQSGYGSRSVGLTVITTQAQAVSKKDSIKPAQAGVHGLIGSLAKEYPNWMIRLIDLESDSKWPVSEMFRIPADRRGGAAVYRGREWHRMQLIPTILPAPKAPVYRNGGVYVVIGGAGGIGMVWSEYMIRTYQAQIVWIGRSPMNDAIRTKIHSLSDRGPEIRYWSADASDIHSLSQAYAEIKQRFGSVNGVVHSAMVLNEYSLAEMDEVAFQAALSAKVDVSVRMAQVFREERLDFVLFFSSLISLIKNPQQAHYAAGCVFKDALAHLLAQQWSCSVKVLNWGFWSSDKVEDTEKYRLLQELGIGLIEPKEAMQAIERVLAQPQLQLAVMKTTKQIPVESMNPKEEMKALAAGQRSAEAGRSLPAASKRPDIGQMKRENAEKTDEMNGLLGRLLFVQLRQTGVFASGTFDLKQAMAAAGIAEEMYTEWLSQSVAILVEQGLLSRRGQLLSVTVTANTDHGAVWEQWGQHTAKWREDEKTRAQIVLVETTLKSLPAVLTGKSAATDVLFPNSSMELVEGIYKSNPVADYFNDVVAEAALHVVRQRVQENPKAQIRILEIGAGTGGTSAGVLAKLALYKTHIAEYCYTDLSKMFLLHAQKEYGPSYPFLTYRTFNVEQALAQQGVDAGQYDLVIAANVLHATRNMRTTVRNAKAALKPGGWLLLNEISNSALFTHLTFGLLEGWWLYDDPGIRIPGSPALSPESWQQLLEREGFSAIGFLAQDHHDLGQQIVAAQSDGIIRQPRWEQRKGISAQQSASQSVSTLTKERNDAAHTDSRREIEDSLFALNEQMLQDEIKSLIASQLAETLKLDASSLDMDDSFADYGLDSISGVHIVNTLNERLQIEMKTTILFDYSSINQLAGYLLSAHKEAVVSAFSDRLAAVYEQGSIPLEREEQAVHFESLQTKASAQPAEAAASVRATEAAVKEPIAIIGMSGRFAKSNTLDELWEHLAQGHDLVEEVTRWDLSKYAPKGKPYCNHGSFLDEIDKFDPSFFNISGLEATYMDPQQRMFLEESWKALEDSGYAGQSVEGRACGVYVGYNIGDYVHHIGDNSPPQAMWGNAPSIIPARIAYYLNLQGPAVTVDTACSSSLVSIHLACQGLWTGETEMALAGGVFVQTTPTFYINSNRAGMLSPSGKCHTFDNRADGFVPGEGVGVVVLKRLKDAIADGDHIHGVIKGSGINQDGTTNGITAPSANSQERLEKSVYDRFAIHPEQIQMVEAHGTGTRLGDPIEFEALNSAFSHYTDKKQFCAIGTIKTNIGHTTAAAGVASVFKILLSLRNQQIPPSLHYETGNAHIKFSSSPFYVNTEIKDWAVPPGSRRIAATSSFGFSGTNAHMVIEEAPDTLRMHASRPFYLITLSARSREQLKQQAERLLEHCQRVPDIDAGNISYTLLVGRRHMNHRLACIVKDAEELKQLLSNWLSRGKMAQVYVSELAENDVREQQSLKRFGNAAIESCQTCMNPGLYLEHLSTAAELYVQGYALNYSQLFAGDSYSRVPLPTYPFAKERYWVSDNDYPPQDPQRREPMKASSESLPLNLQRTSLKDSSGLLFQTVLTGTEFFLTDHSVRGRKVLPAVAYLEMARAAVTAACEKGSGTPTSPVLLRHIGWVQPIVVEDRSVTVNIHLQRNSEADFFFEIYTEASGHPEGRTVHCQGTAALDESVQVPHIELLEELQARCDVGLITGAQCYDMLGRLDMDYGPGHRAIDRIQVGKGELLGRLEIAASALSTLEHYVLHPGMIDSALQASIGMAALPLDSGVGTGSEAALRPGLPYALDRLVILGPSTAVMWAWIRRSSGSTATGAIQKLDIDIYDEHGKRCAILQGLSSRQLEAEVEVAMAMEEDAPLLWNPAWAERNDEDRSEARIITRRYMYLLEENQSMNAQLARAFPEAVCKVLKAEGQVIEERYVGYAEQLMVDIQKILKDKLGGQSLIQLLIPASGEQQLYAGLAGMLKTAHLENPNVWCQLIEFDACVSSEQLLSFLEIDGRHPSVSHIRYEGNRRYEAVIEGLNASDVAVDAPWKDRGVYLITGGAGGLGLIFAQDIARKSREAAIILTGRSELDRNRRSQLEMIQELGAHVEYHTADVRKESDMAALMSGIVARHGRLNGILHAAGMKKDSFLIHKTTDDLIAVLGPKVDGLIALDKATSGLELDFFVLFSSLSGCFGNYGQADYAAANGFMDAFAAYRNELVAAGHRQGHTLSVNWPLWQEGGMTVDPATEAMMEQRSGMKAIQSHQGIQALYAALASGKHQVAVMNMALSTTPLMEELATAQQAPAAEWQSDRDNPLGPDELYERTMHYLRETLSSYIRIPLHRMDAKTSFSKFGIDSIMAMQLTAQLENELGSLPKTLFFEYENIQALCEYLIGHYEPKLRRVLAPELTQVIPKAASPVIAAAHLSVTPAPVATKPALKQATLIREEISERQPASDIAIIGLSGRYPGAEDLDQFWDNLKSGKDCIEEIPAVRWQSGKYYDPEKGKPGKSYCQWGGFLKDIDQFDPIFFQLSPLEASYISPQERLFLESVWNTLEQAGYTSQTLEHEYGSKVGVYAGCMYNHYHLLNNDPAKEPLFALSSYSSIANRVSHFFNFKGPSIAVDTMCSSSAVAIHMACESLRKGECELAIAGGVNLSLHPQKYVGLSMSRLAGSHPGSRSFADGDGYLPSEGVGSVLLKPLVKAIEDGDSILAVIKSTAVNHGGQTNGYGAPNPNAQAQLMEESMRQADIKPESISYIECAANGSSIGDAVEMAAMNKVYRSHSGMKRALPIGSVKSNIGHGEAASGIAQLTKVVLQLKHRQLVPTLGSDTALNPNLRLEETNFRIQRHLEDWQQTENEAPHGGKFPLRAAISSFGAGGTNAHLIVEEYVPPAEEPSVQETGNQLLILSAKSRERLKEAVYHVRQYVKRNEELSLDDLAYTLQVGRESMDFRLAVTASSREELMAALSYYLDDTGSSDIPLSGSFGLYEGNAGGPPDDMLRLLSGKNGQLYLKHLMDELDVEKLAIYWSKGGDMDWRELYRSRRKGRIVPLLTYPFVKQRCWLEIQPEAGLERTEAEMGKNDEMSAQKAQLAMNGNDVKTIVLNSVALLLGMMPTEIQTDKRLMYYGLSSLHLAQLLAGLQKVAAPSMELPDLLTCETIQDLIDKVQANFPPEIDDLHVDGSFLEENFNQQIIRLNSITDGRPVFWIHGASGSVEVYRFLAAYAKRPFYGIQSFSGTGDEAPEGIVAIASHYVRLIKAIQPEGPYDLGGYSLGGMLAYEMTRQLQEAGETVSSLVMLDTMFSPEVQRTTLDQNSIALQTVNMALAAVHGIASTDEKGLLIHRDEIDCDNGFDVFFERLTELAEHRGLDIPKRLLEKQFERQFSMQQRYRLIDYKLLPLPRPDEVTCYYFRNQSGVFMGSWEPYLTAKEGAVPFDHLPYWEEWVRQIPQAYVMDVEASTHMTMLEDEAARQTIYAFCEKLYGKRPLSARFFQSFYKQHAMFV